Within the Candidatus Hydrogenedentota bacterium genome, the region ATTTAATCCACAACCACCTACAAGACAGCTGTTTTACTCGTTATACAAAGAATAATGCCTTATTGTAAAGAATTATACCCTATATTAACGCCCTAGTGTTTTATGTTTGTTCAATAATTCAATTGAATAAAAGGGAGATTAATTCCAAATGGGGCTTTGGTGAATGAAGGCTATTGGCACACTGAAGCGGTCAATGAATCATTGCTTTGACTTGATACTTTGTCACTAAGTTTCATTGATAAAATCGATATGTAGTGCCCATATAACCCCTTATCGCCTGCCCATCCCTTCTTTTACTGTGAAAGGGCAGTCAAAAAAAAGAGGTAAAGGGGCAAGTTAATCTTTGGTCTAAACGCCGCATTTGGAGCGCTGCTGCTATTATCTCCCGGCTTTATCGCCTTCGTCAAAAGAAATGAATTGTCGGATTGCGCTTTTATCTTCTTCTGTGACGTGTGGGAAAAAAATAGCAATTTTGAAGTTATCATCTCCCAACTCATCCTGATCACAGCGCACGACAATTCCCGGTGTTTCCAGGCGATAGTCAACGGGTTTAGGCAATTCTATAATAACCCCGATTTTAGTCATCAGCGCGACGGGTTTGATGGTATGGCATAAAACACCGGATTCACTGATGTTATCCACGTGATTGAGCACGCCCGGATCCCCATCATCAAATTTCACCTGCAGATTACGTTGACAGCGTGTATATCGCCGACGTTCATGTCCATTAAATGTGCTCATTACTTCCTCATCTTTCCGGTTGTGATGGCAAGGATAATGACAGTGCTGCCATTCTCATTACTATGGGTACCAGACCGGGATTTTTCCTTTTGGAATCACCGTGTCTGCAAGTATCGCGTTCACCACAAGACTGTATGTTGCCTTAACTTATTGAATTGTAATCGTTTTTTCGGATTCGAGATTGTTTAATAAGTCTTCTTTTTTAAACCACGTGGGCTTCATTTTCCGTTCACTGTAAAGTTTTTCCGCCTGATCCACGTAATGGGGCGAATCGGGATGTCCGCTTTGTCCCCAAGCCACCACACTATAGGA harbors:
- a CDS encoding PilZ domain-containing protein; its protein translation is MSTFNGHERRRYTRCQRNLQVKFDDGDPGVLNHVDNISESGVLCHTIKPVALMTKIGVIIELPKPVDYRLETPGIVVRCDQDELGDDNFKIAIFFPHVTEEDKSAIRQFISFDEGDKAGR